One window from the genome of Sulfodiicoccus acidiphilus encodes:
- a CDS encoding glycosyltransferase, with amino-acid sequence MFYSRLNRDKGIHEVPEVMRLINGRKRTKLVVAGRFFDSWNRDVFWRKVRKYDLEVEYMGFAERDRLYEALSKAKVLIYPSHVDGFSLVVLESLAVGTPVVAYDIPGPLSVYGGLPAVKFVREFDVKGMAEEALKLMESREEVTSDPKTLAFLEEHSSWDNVAVAVKKLILKHVGDEKI; translated from the coding sequence ATGTTCTACTCGAGGCTCAACAGGGACAAGGGGATCCACGAGGTCCCGGAGGTAATGAGGTTGATAAACGGACGTAAAAGGACTAAGCTAGTTGTGGCGGGGAGGTTCTTCGACTCGTGGAACAGGGACGTCTTCTGGAGGAAGGTCAGAAAGTACGACCTCGAAGTCGAGTACATGGGGTTCGCAGAAAGGGATAGGCTGTATGAAGCCCTCTCTAAGGCCAAGGTCCTCATCTATCCATCTCACGTGGACGGCTTCTCCCTAGTTGTGCTGGAATCGTTGGCAGTCGGAACCCCCGTAGTGGCATACGACATCCCAGGCCCTCTCTCAGTCTACGGTGGGCTACCTGCGGTGAAGTTCGTGAGGGAGTTCGACGTGAAGGGGATGGCCGAGGAGGCGTTGAAGTTGATGGAGTCCAGGGAGGAGGTTACGTCCGACCCGAAGACGTTGGCTTTCCTGGAGGAACACTCTTCGTGGGACAACGTGGCCGTCGCCGTCAAGAAACTCATTCTCAAGCACGTGGGAGACGAGAAGATCTAA
- a CDS encoding sugar porter family MFS transporter, with translation MGAAGFAVWAIRLRLTESPRWLEVHGRYEEADKITREIEERVMRERGLRELPR, from the coding sequence ATGGGGGCCGCGGGGTTCGCGGTCTGGGCCATAAGGCTGAGGCTCACCGAGTCTCCCCGGTGGCTTGAGGTGCACGGTAGGTACGAGGAGGCGGACAAGATAACGAGGGAAATAGAGGAGAGGGTGATGAGGGAGAGGGGGTTACGGGAACTCCCCCGGTAG
- a CDS encoding ArsR/SmtB family transcription factor: MTQDYEEVASLLGVLSDRARLRILSLLKADELCVCELEELVPGSQSNISQHLSKLRAFCLVTLTKRGQWSYYRLSDNLPEVVTQVLSLLPDTREEVSNFRALGSRCET, from the coding sequence ATGACCCAGGACTACGAGGAGGTTGCTTCCCTTCTCGGCGTGCTATCCGACAGGGCTAGGCTGAGGATACTCTCCCTCCTCAAGGCGGACGAGCTCTGCGTGTGCGAGCTGGAGGAACTGGTGCCGGGATCCCAGTCCAACATATCTCAGCACCTCTCTAAGTTAAGGGCGTTCTGTCTAGTGACCTTGACGAAGAGGGGCCAGTGGAGCTACTACAGGCTCAGCGACAACCTCCCCGAGGTAGTTACCCAGGTGCTCAGCCTCCTTCCAGACACGAGGGAAGAGGTCTCCAACTTCAGGGCTCTGGGATCCAGGTGCGAGACCTGA
- a CDS encoding RidA family protein: MIRKVDVQGMAKGGPYSHAVVYGGVVFLSGMTGQDPSRETSFAEQFRNACEKVRRALSEAGSSMEKVLKVTVYLSDPSFFSEMNAIFREYFGAPARTTVVCSFPDPRVKVEVDVVAAL; encoded by the coding sequence ATGATCAGGAAGGTGGACGTGCAGGGAATGGCGAAGGGAGGTCCCTACTCCCACGCCGTAGTTTACGGTGGGGTGGTCTTCCTCTCCGGTATGACCGGTCAAGATCCCTCCAGGGAGACCAGCTTCGCGGAGCAGTTCAGGAACGCCTGCGAGAAGGTGAGGAGGGCCCTCTCCGAGGCGGGCTCCTCGATGGAGAAGGTGCTCAAGGTCACGGTCTACCTCTCCGACCCCTCCTTCTTCTCTGAGATGAACGCCATCTTTCGGGAGTACTTCGGGGCTCCAGCCAGGACCACCGTGGTGTGCTCCTTCCCAGATCCGCGGGTGAAGGTGGAGGTCGACGTGGTCGCAGCCCTTTGA
- a CDS encoding cytochrome P450 has translation MEGRVRAIVEELLSEVGREMDVITDLAVPLPVMVIADMLGLPKGDLWKFKEWSDDLVGVGGRDSMGELLEYLQRRIEERRASPRRDLISALLGSVVEGEKLTDRELLGFLVLLLVAGNETTTNLIGNSVLTMLERKDVVGRLAADPRLVTTAVEEFLRYRSPVQGVFRVAKEDMKVGGVEVKEGDMVFAWIGSANRDEEKFQDPDQFVPDRRPNPHLAFGAGVHTCLGAPLARLEGRLALTALLRLLPRMKLSEQKLEPIGNWIFLGVRHLRVELSS, from the coding sequence TTGGAGGGTAGGGTGAGGGCCATCGTCGAGGAGCTTCTCTCCGAGGTTGGGAGGGAGATGGACGTGATCACCGACCTCGCCGTACCCCTCCCCGTGATGGTGATAGCGGACATGCTCGGTCTACCCAAAGGAGACCTTTGGAAGTTCAAGGAGTGGTCGGACGACTTAGTGGGTGTAGGTGGGAGGGACTCCATGGGAGAGTTACTTGAATACCTTCAACGTAGGATAGAGGAGAGGAGGGCGTCCCCCAGGAGGGACCTGATCTCCGCCCTGCTGGGTTCAGTGGTGGAAGGGGAGAAGCTGACCGACAGGGAGCTCCTCGGGTTCCTGGTGCTACTGCTCGTAGCTGGGAACGAGACCACCACCAACCTGATCGGTAACTCCGTCCTGACCATGCTGGAGAGGAAGGACGTGGTCGGGAGGCTCGCCGCAGACCCCAGGCTCGTCACCACTGCGGTGGAGGAGTTCCTGAGGTACAGGTCTCCAGTCCAGGGAGTGTTCAGGGTGGCCAAGGAGGACATGAAAGTGGGGGGAGTGGAGGTCAAGGAAGGCGATATGGTATTCGCGTGGATAGGTTCAGCAAACAGGGACGAGGAGAAGTTCCAGGACCCGGACCAGTTCGTCCCGGACAGGAGGCCCAACCCTCACCTCGCCTTCGGGGCAGGAGTGCACACCTGCCTCGGCGCCCCCCTCGCAAGACTCGAGGGGAGACTGGCGCTCACCGCCTTGCTGAGGCTGTTGCCCAGGATGAAACTCTCGGAGCAGAAGTTGGAGCCCATAGGGAACTGGATCTTCCTAGGTGTGAGGCACCTGAGGGTCGAGCTTTCGTCGTGA
- a CDS encoding TIGR00266 family protein, translating into MEYRILGYDMQHVRVYLGQGESVYGEGGHLVSKEPSVQLKTTAKGGLLSSLERDVTGGGFFVVELSGPGMAEFSSYFPGRVVPIQVSSGLNVEHTSFLFAENSVQYTAKLGKFWAGILGGEGVLLAHFSGQGKVFVHARGGVSTFNLSQGQSVQVEAGHLLAFDDGMNYGIERVGGLKSMLFSGEGLFLVKIDGPGRVWVHNVSVSQFAHTLYRQAPPPTGGGGGQGVTINL; encoded by the coding sequence GTGGAGTACAGGATATTAGGTTACGACATGCAACACGTTAGGGTGTACTTGGGCCAGGGGGAGTCGGTCTACGGTGAGGGAGGACACTTGGTGTCCAAGGAGCCCTCGGTGCAACTCAAGACCACCGCCAAGGGAGGACTACTCTCCTCCTTGGAGAGAGACGTGACAGGAGGGGGTTTCTTCGTGGTGGAGCTAAGTGGCCCAGGGATGGCCGAGTTCTCGAGCTACTTCCCAGGTAGGGTCGTACCCATCCAGGTCAGCTCGGGGCTGAACGTGGAACACACGTCTTTTCTGTTCGCTGAGAATTCGGTTCAATACACCGCGAAGCTCGGGAAGTTCTGGGCTGGGATATTGGGTGGAGAGGGTGTACTGCTGGCCCACTTCTCGGGGCAGGGCAAGGTGTTCGTGCATGCCAGGGGAGGGGTGTCCACGTTCAACCTGTCCCAAGGACAGTCCGTCCAGGTCGAAGCGGGCCACCTCCTGGCCTTCGACGACGGCATGAACTACGGGATAGAGAGGGTGGGAGGCCTAAAGTCCATGTTGTTCTCTGGGGAGGGGCTGTTCCTGGTGAAGATCGACGGACCGGGGAGGGTGTGGGTACACAACGTCTCCGTCTCCCAGTTTGCCCACACCCTCTACAGACAGGCGCCGCCTCCCACTGGCGGAGGAGGAGGACAGGGCGTAACAATAAATTTGTGA
- a CDS encoding type II toxin-antitoxin system VapC family toxin translates to MIYVFDTSSIYTAVLSRRTEVLGANYTVPLSRFELGNVVWKEVAVFKRITKEEGERLFRHFLNVLDTMNLKDVNYEEVEEMAVERRISFYDASYVWLARELKVPLVTEDEKLRKAAGGVVRVVSSGEV, encoded by the coding sequence ATGATTTACGTGTTCGACACCTCCTCCATATACACGGCAGTCCTGTCCAGGAGGACGGAGGTTCTGGGGGCCAACTACACCGTCCCCCTCTCCAGGTTCGAGCTAGGAAACGTCGTATGGAAGGAAGTCGCTGTGTTCAAAAGGATAACGAAGGAGGAAGGCGAGAGGTTGTTCCGCCACTTCCTGAACGTCCTGGATACCATGAATTTGAAGGACGTGAACTACGAGGAAGTGGAGGAAATGGCCGTCGAGAGAAGGATCTCTTTCTACGACGCGTCCTACGTGTGGCTCGCTAGGGAGTTGAAGGTGCCTTTGGTCACGGAGGACGAAAAGTTGAGGAAAGCTGCGGGTGGAGTCGTGAGGGTCGTATCCTCAGGTGAGGTTTGA
- a CDS encoding RNA-guided endonuclease InsQ/TnpB family protein has product MPSVGFRFRAYTDGQTIRALKAQLKLACEVYNTLRWADLYFYQRDGKGLTQTELRQLALDLRKQDKDYQQIYSQVVQQAADRYYEARDRFFKGLARFPKEKKRHKYYSLVYPQSGWKVVETREVRTESRKNKKKLVTLRLSNLGVFKVVVHRDFPLDKVKRVVVKLTRSERIYISFVVEGVEFPQPEKTNKVVAIDVGIEKLLTTSDGYFFPNLKPYEKALAKLRELHKALSRKKFLSRNWFKAKVKLARAYEHLKNLRQDLYMKLGRWFAKHYDVVVMEDIDVKQLVGKSERKMKMRLHDVAFHELKRTLEYQLGKYGKRATLVNPAYTSKTCATCGYVKKDLTLYDRVFVCPECGWVADRDYNASLNILRNAGWESPSVPVELRPLPVLPYWQGGVMKQEAPPFRAG; this is encoded by the coding sequence ATGCCCAGCGTAGGGTTTCGTTTCCGTGCATACACTGACGGACAAACAATCAGGGCGTTGAAGGCCCAGTTGAAGTTAGCGTGTGAGGTGTACAACACCCTACGCTGGGCGGACCTCTACTTCTACCAAAGGGATGGGAAAGGTCTCACTCAAACGGAGTTGAGACAACTAGCCCTCGACTTGAGGAAGCAGGACAAGGACTACCAACAGATTTACTCGCAAGTAGTACAACAGGCCGCAGACCGTTATTACGAGGCTAGGGATAGGTTCTTCAAAGGTCTAGCACGTTTCCCTAAGGAGAAGAAAAGGCACAAGTACTACTCCCTCGTCTACCCACAAAGCGGGTGGAAGGTAGTAGAAACCAGGGAGGTAAGGACTGAGAGTAGGAAGAACAAGAAGAAACTAGTGACGTTAAGGCTGTCGAACCTCGGTGTGTTCAAGGTCGTCGTGCATAGGGACTTCCCACTGGACAAGGTCAAACGAGTAGTAGTTAAGCTAACGCGTTCAGAGAGGATTTACATCTCCTTTGTAGTTGAGGGTGTCGAGTTCCCTCAACCGGAGAAAACGAACAAAGTAGTGGCAATAGACGTCGGGATAGAGAAATTGTTAACCACAAGTGACGGATACTTCTTTCCTAATTTGAAACCTTATGAGAAGGCGTTGGCAAAGTTAAGGGAACTCCACAAAGCTCTCTCTAGAAAGAAGTTCTTATCCCGCAACTGGTTCAAAGCTAAGGTCAAGCTCGCTAGGGCTTACGAACACCTCAAGAACCTAAGGCAGGATCTGTACATGAAGCTAGGTAGGTGGTTTGCTAAGCACTACGACGTCGTAGTAATGGAGGACATAGACGTTAAACAACTGGTTGGCAAGTCGGAGAGGAAGATGAAGATGAGGTTGCATGACGTCGCTTTTCACGAGCTGAAGAGAACCTTGGAGTACCAACTAGGAAAATACGGTAAACGGGCGACGTTGGTAAATCCAGCGTATACTTCTAAGACGTGTGCTACGTGCGGGTACGTGAAGAAGGACCTGACTTTGTACGACCGTGTGTTCGTCTGTCCTGAGTGTGGGTGGGTCGCTGACCGCGACTACAACGCTTCTTTGAACATACTTAGGAACGCGGGGTGGGAGTCACCCTCAGTGCCTGTGGAGCTCCGCCCTCTACCAGTACTTCCGTACTGGCAAGGTGGGGTTATGAAGCAGGAAGCTCCGCCCTTTAGGGCGGGGTAG
- a CDS encoding MFS transporter, whose amino-acid sequence MADKRGRRSVFLYNQLIFGAGMLIAGFMPIWQLVAAFVFIGGIGVGGEFPLVDSYGSEIFRGKQRGGRLALIYTIAVTAAPFIVYITSLTRG is encoded by the coding sequence ATTGCGGATAAGAGGGGGAGGAGGTCTGTCTTCCTCTACAACCAGCTAATCTTCGGGGCAGGAATGTTGATCGCAGGCTTCATGCCAATTTGGCAACTGGTGGCGGCTTTCGTATTCATTGGGGGGATAGGGGTCGGTGGGGAGTTTCCCTTAGTGGACAGTTACGGGTCCGAGATCTTCAGGGGAAAGCAGAGGGGAGGGAGGCTGGCGCTAATATACACGATCGCCGTTACCGCGGCGCCGTTCATAGTATACATTACGTCGCTGACTCGGGGATAG
- a CDS encoding MFS transporter: protein MAAPEKEQVESGIREIYNFVLERKNVTARYIVIIALASLWLDAYDFAALSFATKSVENTFVTAPAILISFGIGTVDLGALIGAVIGGWLNDRVGRRNMFILNMILYVAMSILAGISTNIAEFSVFRTLLGFALGADTATGFAYIFEYLEKRQRLFWSNLWQLQWYIMYLVTIGFILVPFYFATHSLTDPLLWRVIMIVGGVLAAGILALRSKIPESVLWLAYQGKLASAKRIIKRTWGVDLPNVPDVDVQLRRVGRGFRSAFSIFKSSKWRELVYSFNGNFEQSFIFYTYGFYIPYILLALKLVGPLAVIEASALFYLGGVIGGYLTAWLTPRIGTKSQYVMGALGEGISIGLIALTYVFHLPLSLFVLFSFTFYFFHVIGPASQGMTSINAFFGASERGTAAGWGYFWVKLAAFLGLLIGLLAVTLNPVLTTIGLAVYGVVTGLLGLAIGYDTRTYKVVDEEELNK, encoded by the coding sequence ATGGCTGCACCTGAGAAGGAGCAGGTGGAGTCCGGGATAAGGGAGATCTACAACTTCGTCCTAGAGAGAAAGAACGTGACTGCCAGGTACATCGTGATAATAGCGTTAGCCTCCCTCTGGCTCGACGCCTACGACTTCGCCGCCCTATCCTTCGCCACGAAGTCCGTGGAGAACACTTTCGTCACCGCGCCGGCGATCCTGATCTCCTTCGGCATAGGGACAGTGGACCTGGGAGCCCTGATAGGCGCCGTCATCGGCGGGTGGCTCAACGACAGAGTGGGTAGACGGAACATGTTCATCCTGAACATGATCCTCTACGTCGCTATGTCCATTCTCGCGGGGATCTCCACGAACATAGCGGAGTTCAGCGTCTTTAGGACGTTGCTGGGCTTCGCCCTCGGGGCCGACACCGCGACGGGGTTCGCCTACATCTTCGAGTACCTCGAAAAGAGGCAGAGACTGTTCTGGAGCAACCTCTGGCAGCTCCAGTGGTACATAATGTACTTGGTCACCATTGGGTTCATACTCGTACCGTTCTACTTCGCCACCCACTCGCTAACGGACCCGCTCCTGTGGAGAGTGATCATGATAGTGGGAGGCGTGCTCGCCGCGGGGATATTGGCGCTCAGGAGCAAGATACCGGAGTCGGTGCTCTGGCTCGCGTACCAGGGTAAGCTGGCGTCAGCCAAGAGGATAATAAAGAGAACGTGGGGAGTCGACTTACCCAACGTCCCCGACGTGGACGTCCAACTTCGCCGAGTGGGCAGGGGATTCAGGAGCGCCTTCAGCATATTCAAGAGCAGTAAGTGGAGGGAGCTAGTGTACTCGTTCAACGGGAACTTCGAACAGAGCTTCATATTTTACACGTACGGCTTCTACATACCGTACATTTTGCTGGCTCTCAAGTTGGTGGGGCCCTTGGCGGTGATAGAGGCGTCGGCGTTGTTCTACTTAGGAGGCGTGATAGGTGGATACCTGACGGCCTGGCTCACGCCGAGGATCGGCACCAAGTCCCAGTACGTGATGGGTGCCCTGGGCGAGGGGATCTCCATCGGCCTGATCGCCCTAACTTACGTCTTCCACCTACCCCTATCCCTCTTCGTGCTCTTCTCGTTCACCTTCTACTTCTTCCACGTCATAGGCCCCGCGAGCCAGGGAATGACCTCTATAAACGCGTTCTTCGGGGCTTCGGAGAGGGGGACTGCGGCGGGGTGGGGATACTTCTGGGTCAAACTGGCCGCCTTCCTGGGGCTCCTCATAGGACTTCTGGCGGTGACGCTCAACCCCGTCCTGACCACTATCGGGCTCGCGGTTTACGGAGTGGTGACCGGACTCCTGGGCCTGGCCATAGGATACGACACGAGGACTTACAAGGTGGTGGACGAGGAGGAGTTGAACAAGTGA
- a CDS encoding double zinc ribbon domain-containing protein yields MKKCSMCEAELPDDSQYCLVCGNEFSQASYQPPQIQYQPPAYQPQQYQTQPDPYQIQQNGVTCPHCGYVNPPGTKHCGNCGKEIKKHHFL; encoded by the coding sequence ATGAAGAAGTGTTCCATGTGCGAGGCGGAGTTGCCCGACGACTCTCAGTACTGTCTAGTCTGTGGTAATGAGTTCTCCCAGGCGAGCTACCAACCACCTCAGATCCAGTATCAGCCGCCCGCGTACCAACCGCAACAATACCAAACTCAGCCCGATCCCTATCAGATTCAACAAAACGGAGTTACCTGCCCCCACTGTGGTTACGTGAACCCACCGGGGACCAAGCATTGCGGCAACTGTGGAAAGGAAATCAAGAAACACCACTTCCTGTGA
- a CDS encoding alanine racemase: MVDLDVVEGNVRRMQYLARSSGKALRPHAKTHKSLLLARLQLEAGAVGVCAQKVSEAEVFVKGGVRDVLVSNEVLGSNKARRVAELNSLGSRVGVAVDSVRGVEVLENAASDLSVEVPVLLDVDVGMHRCGVSPGNASSVLAAISKARHLKLEGLMGYDGHSGSLSAESREWEVRRGWRTLEEVSRQAGSVGLRVEVISVGGTPTAHLWAGTEATELQPGTYVYNDAHQVELGVAREEEVSAFVVAQVVSSSGGRAVLDVGTKGVSVDQGYPLVVSHPGATVASMSEEHTVLTAQLRLEERVVLVPRHVCPTVDLWDEFVAFRGGRAVGKVRVDARGRSGEIDGDGGDALEDPSRRGEVLVLGMPRRRHPIVSHTLEWTFLSPESTSPQSQGGLVRRPSTGS; encoded by the coding sequence GTGGTAGACCTCGACGTGGTTGAGGGAAACGTGAGGAGAATGCAGTACCTCGCCAGGAGCTCTGGCAAAGCCCTGAGGCCCCACGCGAAGACGCACAAGAGCCTCCTCCTCGCCCGGTTACAGCTGGAGGCCGGGGCTGTCGGAGTCTGCGCACAGAAGGTGAGCGAGGCCGAGGTCTTCGTGAAGGGGGGAGTGAGGGACGTTCTAGTGAGCAACGAAGTCCTGGGGTCCAACAAGGCCAGGAGGGTGGCCGAACTGAACTCGCTAGGATCTAGGGTGGGGGTGGCGGTCGACTCGGTGAGGGGGGTGGAGGTGCTCGAGAACGCCGCGTCGGACCTCTCGGTGGAAGTGCCGGTACTCCTCGACGTGGACGTGGGAATGCACAGGTGCGGGGTGAGCCCGGGGAACGCGAGCTCCGTGCTGGCGGCCATTTCCAAGGCCAGGCACCTGAAGTTAGAGGGACTCATGGGGTACGACGGTCACTCGGGCTCCCTATCGGCGGAGAGTAGAGAGTGGGAGGTGAGGAGGGGATGGAGGACGCTGGAGGAGGTCTCTAGGCAGGCCGGATCCGTGGGGCTGCGCGTCGAAGTGATCTCCGTAGGGGGCACCCCCACTGCCCACCTCTGGGCCGGCACCGAGGCCACCGAGCTCCAACCAGGAACTTACGTCTACAACGACGCCCACCAGGTTGAGTTGGGGGTGGCCAGGGAGGAGGAAGTGTCGGCCTTCGTTGTGGCTCAGGTAGTGAGTTCCTCTGGGGGCAGGGCAGTCCTCGACGTGGGAACCAAGGGGGTATCCGTGGACCAAGGGTACCCGCTCGTCGTCTCCCACCCCGGGGCGACGGTGGCCTCCATGTCCGAGGAACACACTGTCCTCACGGCCCAGCTGAGGCTGGAGGAGAGGGTTGTGCTAGTCCCGAGGCACGTCTGCCCCACCGTGGATCTTTGGGACGAGTTCGTGGCGTTCCGAGGAGGAAGGGCAGTAGGTAAGGTGCGGGTGGACGCTAGGGGAAGAAGTGGTGAGATTGACGGCGACGGAGGAGACGCTCTGGAGGACCCGTCGAGACGAGGAGAAGTTCTCGTCTTAGGGATGCCTCGGAGACGCCACCCCATCGTCTCTCACACGCTCGAGTGGACGTTCCTGAGCCCGGAGAGTACCTCCCCTCAATCACAAGGTGGACTAGTTCGACGACCCTCAACGGGATCGTAG
- a CDS encoding cysteine hydrolase family protein has protein sequence MSSTTNFKSSEAVLLVWDVQRGLVKRVFNEEEFLKSLRSAITWARERKVPVIYTKITPFPKGFDPPHFTRRMQFSQEELELQVSPGEGDVVINKNTWSAFVGTNLELLLRNSGRRVILIAGISTEVGVETTARHAYALGFLPVVLEDAVSSFNRDAHDRSLANLKSLLPVIRTADLDSIS, from the coding sequence GTGTCGTCCACGACTAACTTCAAGTCCAGCGAGGCAGTCCTCCTAGTGTGGGACGTCCAGAGGGGACTCGTGAAGAGAGTGTTCAACGAGGAAGAGTTCCTCAAGTCTCTCCGCTCAGCCATCACATGGGCCAGGGAGAGGAAGGTACCTGTCATCTACACGAAGATCACTCCCTTCCCCAAGGGGTTCGACCCACCTCACTTCACGAGGAGGATGCAGTTCTCACAGGAGGAACTCGAGCTCCAAGTATCGCCCGGGGAGGGCGACGTAGTGATCAATAAGAACACTTGGAGCGCCTTCGTGGGTACCAACTTGGAGCTCCTGCTGAGGAACTCGGGGAGGAGGGTGATCCTGATCGCCGGGATCTCCACGGAGGTGGGCGTTGAGACGACCGCGAGGCACGCCTACGCTCTGGGATTCCTCCCGGTGGTGTTAGAGGACGCGGTCTCCTCATTTAACAGGGACGCTCACGATAGGTCCCTGGCCAACCTGAAGTCGCTCCTGCCAGTGATCAGGACTGCAGATCTCGACTCCATTTCGTGA